From the genome of Thermaerobacter marianensis DSM 12885:
GACACCCTCGACGCGCAGCGCCTCCATTAGTCGGACCTCCTCCGCAGGAAAGCCGGCACGGCCTGGCTTCCGGCCCAGACGCGGTCCAGGGAGGCCGCCCGCCCCGCCGGCCAGCGCAGCTTCCGCACCAGGCCGGCAAGCCCGTGCGGAGCGAACAATACGGTCAGGACGAAGGTCAGACCGAGGATGGCCAGCCAACGATCCGTGAAGGAACTGACCACGTACTTGAGCACCAGGACCAGCGCCGCCCCCAACGCGGGCCCCCACAGGGTGCCTGCCCCGCCCAGGATGACCATCACCATGGCCTCGCCCGAAAGCGCCCAGCTCAGGTTGTGCGGGCTGACGTAGCCTGCATAGTACGCGTACAGGGTACCGGCGAGGCCTGCGTAGCCGGCCGCGATCACGTAGATGGCGTATTTGTACAGCCAGGTGTGGTAGCCGAGGCTCTCCAGCCGCAGCTCGTTGTCCCGGATGCCGCGCAGCGTCAGCCCGAAGGGAGACGTTACCAGCCAGGCCATGCTGAGGGCCGCCACCCCCGTGCACACGAGGGTGAAGTAGTAGAAGGCCACGTTGTCCCACAGGATGCCGCCCAGCAGCGGCAACTCCGGCCGTGGGAGCCCCGGGAGCCCATCATCGCCCCCTGTGACAGGCCGCCACAGCCAGACCATGCCGTACAGCAACTGGCCGAGGGCCAGGGTGAGCATCAGGAAATAGGCTCCGGATGCCCGTAACACCACCGGTGCGAACAGAGCTGCCAGCAGCACCCCCGCCAGGATACCCGCCACCAGCCCGGGCCAGGATGTGAGCCCTAGATGGCGGGCCAGTAGCCCGGCCGCGTACCCGCCTGCCCCGAAGAAGGCGGCGTGCCCGAGGGAAACGAGACCTGCATGACCGATCAGCAGGTCCAGGCTCATGGCGAAGACCCCGAAGACGAGCATCTCGGTCAGCAGGCCGAGACCGTACTCCCCGATGATCGCCGGTGCCAGCAACAGGAACGCCGCCAGCGCCGCCAGCACCCCCAGTTGCACCCGGCTCCTTTTTGCCGTCAGGTCTTCCTTGAGGATCACCATCACCACCCTGCCCGATCAGCGGGCGGCCCGGCCTAGCAGTCCCTCCGGCCGCACGATGAGAATGCCCGCCATGATGGCGTACAGCACGATCAACGACGCCTCCGGCCACAGTTGCCGGACCAAGCTGTCCAGTACCCCCAGCACCAGGCTGCCGAGGATCGCCCCCGAGACGGACCCCAGGCCTCCCAACACCACGACCACCAGTGCCAGGATCAGCATCTCGAAGTCGGTGCCGGGGGCCACGCCCGTCACGGGCGCCCCGAGGACCCCGCCGAGCCCGGAAAGGAAAGCCCCCAGGGCAAAGACCACGGCGAAGACCCGGGAGGTATTGATGCCGAGGGAGGCCAGGGTTTCCAGGTCGTCCACGCCCGCCCGGACGTAGGCACCCACCCGGGTGCGTTCCAGCAACACCCAGACGATCGCCGCCAGGACCGCGCCCGCCGCCAGCAGGCCGAGGCGGTAGGCTGGGATCGTGGCACCTGCCACGGTGACCGAACCCGCCAGCATAGGGGGCGGCGGCAGGGCCTGGGGCTCGGCACCCCAGATCCAGCGGGCCACGTCCTGGAAGAGGTAGGCCAGGCCCAGCGTCAGTAAGACCTGCTCGAGCAGTCGCCCGTGCAGGTGCCGCAACAGCCCCCGTTCCATCACCGTGCCCAGTACGGCCACCACCAGCCCGCCGCCCAGTAGGGCGAGCCAGAAGTTGCCCGTGGCCCGGCTGATGGAAATACCCACGTAGGCACCGAGCATGTAGAAGGAGCCGGTGGCCAGGTTGACCAGGCGCATCATGCCGAAGATGACGGACAACCCGACGGCCACCAGGAACAGCAGGCACCCGTAGGAGATGCCGATGACCAGGCTCGGTACTAGCTCCGAGAGGCCCAAGCTTGCTCCCCCACGTTCCTACGGGCCGACAGGGCCCGGGCAAGCCCGCTCCCGCCCGGCCCCGCCTCACCCGCGCTTCAGAAGTCGTCGCTTACATCCGGGAACTGGTCGATGACGACGTTGCCCAGTGTGCCGTCCGGCAGCTTTTCCACCCGCCGGATGTACACGGTGAAGACGACGTTCTGGGATTCGGGGTCGAACCGGAAGGGACCCGCCGGGCCGACGAACTCCACCTTCTTCAACGCAGCCAGGAAGGCGTCGGTATCCTCCACGTTGCCGTTGACCGCCTTGATGGCCTCGGCGATGACCCGCGCCGTTAGATAGCCCTGGTAGGCGAATTGATTGGGCACGGTGTCGTACTTCTCCCGATAGGCCTTGACGAACGCCTCGTTCTCCTGCGTTTCGATGAGCGGGCTGTAATGGAGCGAGGTCACGACGCCAAGGGCCGCGTCTCCGATTTCCTCGAGGTACGCCTCATCCACCATATCGCCCGCCCCGATGAGCGGTACCTTCTCCTTCAGCCCGGAGAGGGCATACTGCTGGACGAAGCGGATGGCGTCCGTACCCGCGAAGAAGGCCCACACGGCGTCCGCCGACGTCTGCTGCAGCCGCTGCAGGTACGGCGCGAAGTCATTGGTTCCCAGCGGCGGGTAGACCTCATTGACCACCTGGCCGCCGGCCTTCGTGAAGTACTGCTTGAAAGCCTCGGCCTTCTCGTGCCCGGCGCTGTAGTCGGGCGCGATCACGGCCACCTTCCGGTAGCCCAGCTTCTCGTAGGCATAGGTGCCCATGACGGACTCATACTGGCCGTTGGCGAACGAGGTGCGGAAGATGAAGGGGCTGCGGCGGTTGGGATCCCGCGTCAAGGATGCGGCCCCCGCGTTGGCGATGACCAGCGGGATGCGCTGGTTGTGAACGTAGTCGCGGATGGCGTCCGCCACGCCGCTGTGTACGATGCCGGCCAGCAGGTGCACCTTGTCCCGCTCCACCAGCTGCCTCGCCTTGGGCAGGCCCTGCTGCGGGTTACCCTGGTCGTCCTCCTTCTTCAGTTCCACCTTGCGGCCGGCCACCTCGTAGCCGATCTCTTCGAAATACAGCTCCATGCCCCGCGTGATGTTCTCGCCCAGGCTGGTGTAGACGCCGGAATAGGGCAGCAGGACCCCGATGCGGATAGGCCCCGAGGGCTGTCCGCCGCCACCACCCCCGGCGGTACCGGCGGGAGCCTGTCCACCGCACGCGACCAGGAAGAAGGAACCGGCCGTCAGCAACCCCACGACGGGGTGCAGGATCCGCCGCATCGCGCTCACGTTCCTTTCCTCCCCTTCTCCAGGCATCCTTCAGTCGCCAGCCACCCGCCGCTCGGGAGCCGTCGCCGGTTCCGCCTGCACGTCGGGCGTGCCGTAGGTGTAGAAGGTCGGTGGCAGGTTGGGCCCGAACCAGATGCTGCTCTTCTCCAGGTCCGCCTCGTTGGCCACATCCCACACCACGGTCTGCCAATCGGGGTCGAAGATCAGGTATCCGGTGTCACCGAACAGCTCGACGCGGTTACCCCCGGGCTCGAAGACGTAGAGGAAATATGCTTGCGTCGTCCCGTGCTTGCCCGGTCCCGCCTCGATGCGGACGCCGTGATCGCAGCAGAGCTCCGCCAGGTCAAAAAGGTGTTGCGGGAAACCGTACCAGTAGGCCACGTGGTGGAACCGGCCCCCTACCCCCGTCGCGTCCCGCATGAAGGCGATCTCGTGGACGAGGGGGGAGACGCTGAGCCACGCCCCGACTTCCCGCCTCTCGCGACCGATCTTGACCTCCCGGACGTGGAAGCCGAGGTGATCCACCAGGAACTGCTTGTGCACCTCTACTTCGGACACCATCAGGTTGACGTGGTCGATGCGGCGGACGGGAACGCCCCGCAAGGGCCGCTTCTGCGGGCGGTTACGGAGGAGACTGCGCTGCTCGGGAGGCGCCTCATAGTACCCGACCTCCCACAGCAGTTCCATCGCGTGCCCGTCGGGCGTTCGGAACCGGTAGGCGGGGCCGTGGCCGAGGTCCCCATCGGACCAACCGAGCCCGAAGCCCGCGGCCTCCAGGCGGGCGACCGCTTCCGAGAGCGCCTGGGGCGAGGAGGCCCGCCAGGCCACATGCCCCAATCCCGCTGCCGGCGCCTCGGTCACCTTGAGGGTATGGTGATAGAAGTCCTCGTACGCCCGCAGGTAAACGGACTGCCCCTCTCGGTCCGTCTCCGACATGCCCAGCAGCTCCTTGAAGAACCAGAGGGTTTCCTCCGGCCGTGGCGTCAGGATTTCCACGTGGGCCAGCTGGGCGACGTATGGGACCTTCCTCTCCGCCACCCGTAACACCCCCAGCGAGCTGGATTTCCGGCCTCGCGGCCCGGCAACGGCTTCCGGGCCGTTCCTCGCCTGTCCCCGCTACTCACCCATCCCAAGCCCAGGCGGGATCCTTCCAACCGTCCAGGTCGTAGTCGGCCAGGCACTGGTCGACCAGCTCCTTGAACTGGTCCGTCAGCTGGCGCGCCCGCGCCCAGTTCAGCGTGTCCAGGTACTTCTGCTCGTGGTTGCCCGCATAGTTCAGCTCGTACAGGCCGTGCCGCCCGGCGAACTCCGAGTACACTGCGTCCCAGACGAGCTTGAACAACTTGATGCGTTCCTTGGCGGGCATTCCTGTGCCGCGCAGGTAGCGGTCCAGGATCGGCCGCAGGTCCGGATCCCGGAGATCCTTGTAGCTGGAGACGTTGAGGATCGGGCTACCGCCCAGAACCCGCTCGAAGATCTGCCGGATCCGGTCCCATGCGAAGTTGGTGTACACCCGGGCAGCCGCGGCGTACTCCAGCCGGGGCACGACGCTGTCCCCGAGGCTCGGCTCGGGGTCGTGGGCCATGGCCGCCACCAGCGCCCAGAAGAGGTGGCGCATCGCTACAATCTCCCCGGCCAGCACCTGGTTGCCCCGGAAGTCCACCGTCCCGTTGCACTCAAGCCCCTTAAGCAGTAGCCCGGCCATGAACTCTGTCTTGATGGCCATGCGGATGGTGGCCTGGAAGTTGAAGCGGTTGAAGAAGCCGGAGTCGGCGTAGAAAGCTTTGAGCTTCTGGACGTCCCTGTAGATGAGCACGTCCTCCCACGGGATGAAGGCGTTGTCGAACACCAGGATGGCGTCGTTCTCGTCGAAGCGGCTGGACAGCGGGTAGTCGAAGGGGCTCTCGGCCTTGAGCTCGTAGGAGGCACGGGAGATGAGGACCTGCCCTGGCGTGTTCATCCTCGCGATGAACACCAGGGCGAAATCCTCGTCCTTGCCCTCCTGCAGGCGGGCGGCGCTGCCGCTGTTGGCGGCGACGAAGGTGGCGTGGGTGAGAGCCGAGGCTGTTGCAACTTGCTTCGCCCCGCTGACGTAAATGCCCCCATCGGTCTCTTTGACCACGTGCACGTACACGTCGCGGACCTCGTGGATCGGGCGGTGCCGGTCCACAGGCGGGTCCACGATGACGTGGTTGAGGAACAGAACGCGGGAGGCGGCCTCGTTGTACCAGCGCCGGGCGTTGTCCCCGAAGGGCTTGTAGTAGTCCGGATCGGCGCCGAGGGTGGCCATGAAGGATGCCTTGTACTCCGGCGTGCGGCCCATCCAGCCGTAATTCAGCCGCTGCCACAAGGCAATGGCGTCCCGCGCCTCGAGGAGATCCTGAGCGGAATAGGCGGGCGCGAAGAACTTGTGGGTGAGGTTCCCGTAACGGTCGACCTTGGTTAGGATGTCCTTGAAGCGCGGGTCGTGAAGGGCGTCGTACAGGCGCGCGATGGACCGGGCCGCGTTCCGGAACGCGGGATGGGTGGTAACGTCCCGGACCCACTCCCCCCGGAAGTAGACCCGGCGCCCGTCCCGGAGGCTCTCCAGGTACTCGCTCCCCGTCATGGGCCGGCCCGTCGTGACACCCGCCCTGGGCTGCTCCACTGCCAAGGACGCATCCCCCTTTCTGCAGGTTCTGCTGCCGCGACTTTCACCGCACCTGCCGGGACAGGACCTCCTGCCCAACCTCCCCCAGCGGACCAAGAACGCCGGCGAAGAAGACCAGTGGCTCACCGTCGCCGTGGGAGAACGCCTCTACCCGGCCCAGGTAGAGGACGTGGTCGCCCCCGTTGTAGGCCTGCCACGGCGAGCACTCAAGGTAGGCCAGGCAGCCGGCCAGGCGGGGGGCCAGGCGCCCGTCCTCCCAGGGGATCTCAAGGCCCCCCTGCGGCCTGCCGGCGAAGTGCAGGGCCAGCTCGCGCTGGTGGGCCCCAAGGATGTTGACCGCAAACGACCGCTCGGCCAGCAACTCGCACGCCTTGGCCGACCGGGCGATGGAGACCAGCACCAGCGGCGGTTCCAAGGAGACGGAGGTAAAGGAGTTGACTGTGATCCCATGCACACGGTCGCCATCCCGGCAGGTCACCACCGTGACCCCCGTGGTGAACCGGCCGAGACACTGGCGCAATGCCCGGGTGTCCACCCGTTACCCTCCCGTTCCCGAGACGCCGCCAGGCCCTGGCGGGACCATCCCGGCGGAATTCGGAACAAATGACGATAAGATTCCGCTTTGAATGAAACAAATGAGGATAGACTGACATCCTCCGCAGCTTTCCATGGCTCTACGTTATGAAGGGATGCGATGCGCAGGAATAGTCTTGTTCAGCAATTCCGAACATCGTTCGAGCAAGAAAGAATGTCCGCATAGCGGATCACGACCATATCCGTTCCTCATTTCCAGCAACAGGATCGGCCTACAGACCATCCGGCAAGGGAGTGTCGGTGCATCGAGTCCCGTTGCTCACCGGTGGACGGCGGCAGGAGGCCCACGGGGGTGCCTGGTACTGACGGGAAAACCCCCCTGACGGGTGAGGTGATCACCCAGGCGGCGGCAGCCAGCGTCGA
Proteins encoded in this window:
- a CDS encoding branched-chain amino acid ABC transporter permease; the encoded protein is MVILKEDLTAKRSRVQLGVLAALAAFLLLAPAIIGEYGLGLLTEMLVFGVFAMSLDLLIGHAGLVSLGHAAFFGAGGYAAGLLARHLGLTSWPGLVAGILAGVLLAALFAPVVLRASGAYFLMLTLALGQLLYGMVWLWRPVTGGDDGLPGLPRPELPLLGGILWDNVAFYYFTLVCTGVAALSMAWLVTSPFGLTLRGIRDNELRLESLGYHTWLYKYAIYVIAAGYAGLAGTLYAYYAGYVSPHNLSWALSGEAMVMVILGGAGTLWGPALGAALVLVLKYVVSSFTDRWLAILGLTFVLTVLFAPHGLAGLVRKLRWPAGRAASLDRVWAGSQAVPAFLRRRSD
- a CDS encoding branched-chain amino acid ABC transporter permease gives rise to the protein MGLSELVPSLVIGISYGCLLFLVAVGLSVIFGMMRLVNLATGSFYMLGAYVGISISRATGNFWLALLGGGLVVAVLGTVMERGLLRHLHGRLLEQVLLTLGLAYLFQDVARWIWGAEPQALPPPPMLAGSVTVAGATIPAYRLGLLAAGAVLAAIVWVLLERTRVGAYVRAGVDDLETLASLGINTSRVFAVVFALGAFLSGLGGVLGAPVTGVAPGTDFEMLILALVVVVLGGLGSVSGAILGSLVLGVLDSLVRQLWPEASLIVLYAIMAGILIVRPEGLLGRAAR
- a CDS encoding ABC transporter substrate-binding protein — translated: MRRILHPVVGLLTAGSFFLVACGGQAPAGTAGGGGGGQPSGPIRIGVLLPYSGVYTSLGENITRGMELYFEEIGYEVAGRKVELKKEDDQGNPQQGLPKARQLVERDKVHLLAGIVHSGVADAIRDYVHNQRIPLVIANAGAASLTRDPNRRSPFIFRTSFANGQYESVMGTYAYEKLGYRKVAVIAPDYSAGHEKAEAFKQYFTKAGGQVVNEVYPPLGTNDFAPYLQRLQQTSADAVWAFFAGTDAIRFVQQYALSGLKEKVPLIGAGDMVDEAYLEEIGDAALGVVTSLHYSPLIETQENEAFVKAYREKYDTVPNQFAYQGYLTARVIAEAIKAVNGNVEDTDAFLAALKKVEFVGPAGPFRFDPESQNVVFTVYIRRVEKLPDGTLGNVVIDQFPDVSDDF
- a CDS encoding catechol 2,3-dioxygenase; translation: MAERKVPYVAQLAHVEILTPRPEETLWFFKELLGMSETDREGQSVYLRAYEDFYHHTLKVTEAPAAGLGHVAWRASSPQALSEAVARLEAAGFGLGWSDGDLGHGPAYRFRTPDGHAMELLWEVGYYEAPPEQRSLLRNRPQKRPLRGVPVRRIDHVNLMVSEVEVHKQFLVDHLGFHVREVKIGRERREVGAWLSVSPLVHEIAFMRDATGVGGRFHHVAYWYGFPQHLFDLAELCCDHGVRIEAGPGKHGTTQAYFLYVFEPGGNRVELFGDTGYLIFDPDWQTVVWDVANEADLEKSSIWFGPNLPPTFYTYGTPDVQAEPATAPERRVAGD
- a CDS encoding 4-hydroxyphenylacetate 3-hydroxylase family protein codes for the protein MEQPRAGVTTGRPMTGSEYLESLRDGRRVYFRGEWVRDVTTHPAFRNAARSIARLYDALHDPRFKDILTKVDRYGNLTHKFFAPAYSAQDLLEARDAIALWQRLNYGWMGRTPEYKASFMATLGADPDYYKPFGDNARRWYNEAASRVLFLNHVIVDPPVDRHRPIHEVRDVYVHVVKETDGGIYVSGAKQVATASALTHATFVAANSGSAARLQEGKDEDFALVFIARMNTPGQVLISRASYELKAESPFDYPLSSRFDENDAILVFDNAFIPWEDVLIYRDVQKLKAFYADSGFFNRFNFQATIRMAIKTEFMAGLLLKGLECNGTVDFRGNQVLAGEIVAMRHLFWALVAAMAHDPEPSLGDSVVPRLEYAAAARVYTNFAWDRIRQIFERVLGGSPILNVSSYKDLRDPDLRPILDRYLRGTGMPAKERIKLFKLVWDAVYSEFAGRHGLYELNYAGNHEQKYLDTLNWARARQLTDQFKELVDQCLADYDLDGWKDPAWAWDG
- a CDS encoding flavin reductase family protein, producing MDTRALRQCLGRFTTGVTVVTCRDGDRVHGITVNSFTSVSLEPPLVLVSIARSAKACELLAERSFAVNILGAHQRELALHFAGRPQGGLEIPWEDGRLAPRLAGCLAYLECSPWQAYNGGDHVLYLGRVEAFSHGDGEPLVFFAGVLGPLGEVGQEVLSRQVR